From the genome of Parasteatoda tepidariorum isolate YZ-2023 chromosome X1, CAS_Ptep_4.0, whole genome shotgun sequence, one region includes:
- the LOC107452115 gene encoding transmembrane emp24 domain-containing protein 5-like isoform X1 — protein MLFCFGRNMYRSHCILILIFILNDKLAAYKFNFDAADIEFSTVLKAKSRECFYQFAKPPQTLRFEFRVVDAGYSKFDVNSDLKITFYVISPQKKTVLQENKKDMAILKYKVTSPGDYKVCLDNGFSQSYEKTVYFEISIDTETNWDTINEMLEEDTKSNDTISRLKRTAQKVRTNFENIKHYQDTLRAVEARDINIQEKNLTKVNSYSSLTTVAMILFGALHLLLLKSLFNPSSLLFKILKILC, from the exons ATGCTGTTTTGCTTTGGAAGAAATATGTACCGATCtcactgtattttaattttgatatttattttaaatgataaattagcagcttataagtttaattttgatgCTGCTGATATCGAATTCTCTACAGTTTTGAAAGCAAAGTCAAGAGAATGCTTTTATCAATTTGCAAAGCCTCCTCAGACGTTAAGATTTGAATTCAgg GTTGTTGATGCTGGTTACAGTAAATTTGATGTGaatagtgatttaaaaattactttttacgtaatttctccccaaaagaaaactgttttacaagagaataaaaaagatatgGCAATACTAAA ATATAAGGTGACAAGTCCAGGGGATTATAAAGTCTGCTTGGATAATGGCTTTAGTCAGTCATAtgaaaaaactgtatattttgaaatatcgaTTGACACAGAAACTAACTGGGATACGATTAACGAAATGCTCGAGGAAGACACAAAAAGCAATGATACAATCAGTCGTTTGAAG agGACGGCACAAAAAGTTCGAACTAACTTTGAAAACATCAAACACTATCAAGATACTTTAAGAGCAGTTGAAGCCCGAGACATAAATATCcaagaaaagaatttaactaAAGTTAATTCATATTCATCATTAACTACAGTGGCAATGATTCTCTTTGGAGCACTGCATCTGTTGCTGTTGAAAAGCCTGTTTAATCCATCcagtttacttttcaaaatactgaaaatactATGTTGA
- the LOC107452121 gene encoding uncharacterized protein, whose translation MLKHVSSSNLSPYKVQFSRDTVSLSSFGSSGIQESSRSSSTSSLHDSRPSKITIKVYTKVLCADMEYKTLCITPQTTSKDVVRMLLSKFKVKHRDPNLFYLTMEVWVRKTGIPIRSVVSLEDDAHPAELQVCHPRGESKFSLKMRRGGLVKVFGGSCLMAGSLYKSLLVSDKTTTSDLIQLVLNCYNSREAIENFSIYEISCNKDYERQLLSNEYPLQIQQLWPTKEQFAFQLRRNVEGFQKQINLKVPWFKSHEKSNRTNVQWIYEKNNLRLQALSENEDAFNTYENCFYI comes from the exons ATGCTGAAACACGTGTCTTCTTCAAATTTGTCACCGTATAAAGTACAGTTCTCAAGGGACACAGTTAGTTTGTCCAGTTTTGGCAGTTCAGGGATTCAAGAATCAAGTAGATCTTCAAGTACTAGCAGCTTACATGACTCACGTCCTTCCAAg ATAACCATTAAAGTGTACACAAAAGTCTTATGTGCAGATATGGAATACAAAACCCTGTGTATCACTCCACAGACCACTAGCAAAGATGTTGTGAGGATGTTGCTGTCTAAGTTCAAAGTGAAGCATAGAGaccctaatttattttatcttacaaTGGAAGTTTGGGTTCGGAAAACAG gTATTCCAATCAGATCTGTTGTTAGCTTGGAAGATGATGCTCATCCAGCTGAGCTTCAAGTTTGTCATCCAAGAGGAGAATCTAA attttccttaaaaatgagAAGAGGTGGCTTAGTGAAAGTGTTTGGAGGCAGTTGTTTGATGGCCGGG tCATTATATAAAAGTCTTCTGGTATCTGATAAAACAACCACTAGTGATTTAATTCAACTAGTTTTAAACTGCTACAATTCACGGGAAgcaattgaaaacttttcaatttatgaaatttcttgCAATAAAGACT ATGAAAGACAACTATTAAGTAATGAATATCCTCTTCAAATTCAACAACTATGGCCTACTAAAGAACAGTTTGCATTTCAACTACGGCGAAATGTGGAAGGATTTCAAAAGCAAATCAATTTAAAG GTGCCTTGGTTTAAAAGCCATGAGAAATCTAATCGGACAAATGTACAGtggatttatgaaaaaaataatttgagattGCAAGCACTTTCAGAAAATGAAGATGCTTTTAATACTtatgaaaactgtttttatataTGA